One Leptolyngbya ohadii IS1 genomic window carries:
- a CDS encoding putative baseplate assembly protein: protein MRWSLRDTQPAIEVWEADKAQDKGLDHGLNHGLDHGLDADSVVRWQVQRDLLNSDRFARDFVVETEEDGRAFLRFGDDALGKRPRPNTRLITRYRIGNGSSGNVGAEAIATLLVPDNALPAAHTAPTVSGRIKSLRNPLPAQGGTEPESIDRVRLDAPQAFRQQQRAVTEKDYAAVAERYPGVQRALATRRWTGSWYTLFITVDRVGGLPIDDEFRQGLRRFLEGFRLAGHDIEIEAPRYISLEIAMTVQVAPDYFRSAVKKVLLDTLGSGLLPSGQLAFFHPDRFSFGQSVYLSPVVAAAMQTAGVRNVNVTRFQRQGEADDRSLETGQISCDRLEILRLDNRPDTPENGRLILNLTGGL, encoded by the coding sequence ATGCGGTGGAGTCTGCGAGATACCCAGCCCGCGATCGAGGTTTGGGAAGCAGATAAGGCGCAGGATAAGGGATTAGATCACGGATTGAATCACGGATTAGATCACGGATTAGATGCGGACTCTGTCGTGCGCTGGCAGGTGCAGCGAGACTTGCTCAACAGCGATCGATTTGCCCGCGATTTTGTGGTGGAAACCGAGGAAGACGGACGGGCATTTCTGCGGTTTGGTGATGATGCGCTGGGCAAGCGTCCCCGCCCCAATACCCGATTGATCACTCGCTATCGCATTGGTAACGGCAGCAGCGGTAATGTAGGTGCAGAGGCGATCGCAACGCTGTTGGTTCCGGATAACGCTCTGCCCGCAGCCCATACGGCTCCGACGGTTAGCGGCAGAATTAAATCGCTGCGAAACCCGTTGCCTGCCCAGGGTGGTACTGAGCCAGAATCGATCGATCGAGTGCGGTTAGATGCCCCGCAAGCTTTTCGTCAGCAGCAGCGAGCCGTCACGGAAAAAGACTATGCCGCCGTTGCCGAACGCTATCCGGGGGTGCAGCGGGCACTGGCAACGCGACGCTGGACGGGCAGCTGGTACACGCTATTTATCACAGTCGATCGCGTGGGGGGACTGCCGATCGATGATGAGTTTCGCCAGGGGTTGCGCCGTTTTCTGGAAGGATTTCGGCTGGCAGGACACGACATTGAAATCGAAGCGCCGCGTTACATATCGCTGGAGATTGCCATGACGGTGCAGGTTGCCCCCGACTATTTCCGCAGTGCCGTCAAAAAAGTGCTGCTCGATACCCTGGGTAGCGGTCTGTTGCCCAGCGGACAGCTGGCTTTTTTCCATCCCGATCGCTTCAGCTTTGGGCAGTCGGTTTACCTGAGTCCGGTTGTGGCAGCGGCAATGCAAACGGCTGGCGTCCGCAATGTGAACGTAACGCGGTTTCAGCGCCAGGGAGAAGCAGACGATCGTTCTCTGGAAACCGGACAAATCAGCTGCGATCGGCTGGAAATTCTGCGGCTGGACAATCGCCCTGATACGCCAGAAAACGGACGACTGATTCTGAACCTGACGGGAGGACTGTAA
- a CDS encoding putative baseplate assembly protein has translation MTASPAKPENRPGLSQLAYRIGDYASVRQRLLSQLANLTLEGIRPLESLTTRSPDDPAIALLDAWAVVADVLTFYQERIINEGYLMTATERRSVLELARAIGYELSPGVAASTFLAFTVEDAAGSAGVATVPQGTQVLSLPIRQDELPQTFETSEPLLARADWNALLPRPTRPQTILPSSRSLFLSGTATQLQIGDAVLLRDETDPDRFYLLDLVAVQPVSDRSYTRIEWQNWLPEPPPQPLRKPQMFALRQKAQLFDQSIRGGLFRLSSDSTIWTPQNTGLPNAEVTCLATVGRTVFVGTGNGVFRSGNGGDSWEAVNNGLTILSVQSLYAAGTQLFAGTLSGGLFRSSDEGETWVPIHLGGVALKDLGDGKFQSLVTSLPNSVIRSTIAYISTLGSGTVTSDETGRVSGDQTQFTVQLKVGDQITALGRSRRVTQILDDNTLQVDQPFETPDLRPGTNFTAVTTNAAGAIVLTNGTISSVGTTVIGIDTEFLRLEDGTTVRQLFALGQTKTIVRIDANDRLVIDSPFVRRGLDPGSQFFIGTPALSHYLAGTDDGVYRSIDRGKNWSATNLSDQVIYALAGDASRLWAGTSLGVYTSQDQGVTWTSSGLADRTVRSLLQSPGVLLAGTDAGLYVSTDQGANWPTEASLGGKIYALASQAGQLLAATHSGVYQSSNQGVTWSPLNGNTGLTTPWIVGIAVTETALFAGGRSTNVSAADWEGFTPPTQEVDLDGQYPKILPGSWAVLRNQAQVELLNVETIALVARAQATQEIKVTRLKPEQPIADPQRFSRRQTIVLAQSEPIALAEEVLTVTAQQSAIFADPLSEKTIFLQEFVQGLQPEQLLIVSGKRIQVQIRQAGGIYRSASQPIVWSRFNPGLENFQVQALTRHQGVLYAGTRQGIFQFTAGGLNWEPIQQELSNRRVQAFSPPDSPVLLAGTADGLFRRTETAWELVSQSLLYQNIRAIAVLLPEDSLTTTPSIAPSPTGAIVRTSATLFIGTHSGGVFRSQNNGTTWTTTALSNVDVLALAVDPQTQILLAGTDGDGLFFSTDRGDRWRQITDRRSGQGTIATQGIQVSRSGQFDDLKPGDIIHVGDQSRTILSTTPTIVIDAPFRPDLSPGTPFTVSTGLTSKLITALAIVSVQDARTQEFTTTIFAGTAGSGVFRSSFKGKMEPSVKGNIEPKEYRSTEAGDRWTAINANLVDLEIRCLAIDAAGRLLAGTGSGGLFRSSNQGELWAPVNAGLRNLDVRAILVNSDDTNSDNTNSDNTNSDNTNSDDLLLGGIGILIDRTSLTTVELQPGDRLQLMTPPVPIQSAEDDTLYHRWLLQDRDGFSGTLETIAVLGSKPSPELKLLPADPKSELVSELVQVDLPPDDQEHPVLTLKAALTDAYDPETVTIAANVVRATQGETVTEILGSGDGLAANQRFVLKKPPLTYVSAATASGAASTLALRVNGILWQEVRSLYGLSGQAECYTIRIEDDGATHVNFGDGSNGARLPTGQENVTGVYRSGIGRDGNMGANRLSLLKTQPLGIRGVNNPLPASGAADRERLETARIKAPRTVRTLDRIVSLRDFEDFTRTFAGIGKAQAVALWTGNAQIVHLTIAAVGGDAVLPESSLYQNLLDAIDAARDPVQRVQVDSYQPLRFNLEARLLIDPRYDAKTVIAQVEAALQQAFAFEQRGFGQSVTSAEAIAIVQSIAGIIAVDLDALYRLGGSRSLQPELVTQRAGWNETTGQIDPAQLLLINSGGIRLTSVSTL, from the coding sequence ATGACCGCCAGCCCCGCCAAACCCGAAAACCGTCCCGGACTGTCCCAGCTTGCCTACCGGATTGGCGATTATGCCAGCGTGCGGCAGCGATTGCTCAGCCAGCTTGCCAACCTGACGCTAGAGGGCATTCGTCCGCTGGAAAGCCTGACCACCCGATCGCCCGACGACCCGGCAATTGCACTGCTCGATGCCTGGGCAGTGGTTGCCGATGTGCTGACGTTTTATCAGGAGCGGATTATCAACGAAGGCTATCTGATGACGGCAACCGAACGGCGATCGGTGCTGGAGCTGGCGCGGGCGATCGGCTATGAGCTAAGTCCGGGGGTGGCAGCGAGTACGTTTCTGGCGTTTACAGTCGAAGATGCGGCGGGGTCGGCGGGGGTGGCAACGGTGCCCCAGGGAACCCAGGTCTTGAGTCTGCCAATTCGTCAGGATGAGCTGCCGCAGACGTTTGAAACCAGCGAACCTCTATTAGCGCGTGCCGATTGGAATGCCCTGCTGCCTCGCCCAACCCGTCCCCAAACCATTCTTCCCAGTAGCCGATCGCTGTTCCTTAGCGGCACTGCCACCCAGCTGCAAATCGGCGATGCGGTGCTGCTGCGAGACGAAACCGACCCCGATCGCTTTTATCTGCTGGATTTAGTTGCCGTTCAGCCAGTCAGCGATCGCAGCTATACGCGGATCGAGTGGCAGAACTGGCTACCTGAGCCACCCCCGCAGCCGCTCCGGAAACCCCAGATGTTTGCTTTACGGCAGAAGGCGCAGCTGTTTGATCAGTCGATTCGCGGTGGCTTGTTTCGCCTCAGTTCCGACAGCACAATCTGGACACCACAAAACACGGGGCTACCCAATGCAGAAGTAACCTGCCTGGCGACTGTAGGCAGAACTGTCTTTGTGGGGACGGGCAACGGCGTGTTTCGCTCCGGCAACGGGGGCGATAGTTGGGAAGCGGTCAATAATGGGCTGACCATTCTCAGCGTTCAGTCGCTTTATGCTGCCGGGACTCAGCTGTTTGCAGGCACACTCAGCGGCGGCTTGTTTCGCTCCAGCGACGAGGGGGAAACCTGGGTGCCCATTCACCTGGGCGGCGTAGCGCTAAAAGACCTGGGCGACGGCAAATTTCAGTCGCTTGTGACCAGTCTGCCTAACAGCGTGATTCGATCGACGATCGCCTATATCAGCACCCTGGGGTCGGGCACAGTCACCAGCGACGAAACGGGCAGGGTCAGTGGCGATCAGACTCAGTTTACAGTGCAGCTCAAGGTGGGCGATCAGATCACAGCGCTGGGACGCAGCCGTAGGGTAACGCAGATTCTGGATGACAATACATTGCAGGTCGATCAGCCGTTTGAAACGCCGGATTTGCGACCGGGAACTAATTTTACTGCCGTCACCACGAATGCCGCTGGCGCGATCGTCCTCACAAACGGCACAATTTCTAGCGTTGGCACTACGGTAATCGGCATTGACACCGAATTCTTGCGGCTTGAAGATGGGACAACGGTAAGACAGCTGTTTGCCCTGGGTCAAACGAAAACGATCGTCCGGATTGATGCCAACGATCGACTGGTTATTGACAGTCCCTTTGTTCGCAGGGGGCTAGACCCCGGTAGCCAGTTTTTTATTGGCACACCTGCTCTGTCCCACTATTTGGCAGGCACCGATGATGGCGTGTACCGCTCGATCGATCGCGGCAAGAACTGGTCGGCGACGAATTTGAGCGATCAGGTGATTTATGCCTTGGCGGGAGATGCCAGTCGGCTCTGGGCAGGGACGAGTCTGGGGGTTTATACTTCCCAGGATCAGGGAGTCACCTGGACCTCCAGCGGCTTAGCCGATCGGACGGTACGATCGCTGTTGCAGTCACCGGGCGTGCTGCTGGCAGGCACCGATGCCGGACTTTATGTTTCCACGGATCAGGGCGCGAACTGGCCCACCGAGGCTTCGCTAGGCGGCAAAATCTATGCGCTGGCGAGTCAGGCAGGTCAGCTGCTGGCTGCCACCCATTCTGGCGTTTATCAATCGAGTAATCAGGGAGTCACCTGGTCGCCGCTCAACGGCAATACGGGGTTAACTACACCCTGGATCGTGGGGATTGCCGTCACCGAAACGGCTCTGTTTGCGGGCGGACGATCGACGAATGTGAGTGCTGCCGACTGGGAGGGCTTTACGCCGCCGACGCAGGAAGTTGACCTGGATGGGCAATATCCCAAGATTTTGCCGGGAAGCTGGGCGGTGCTGCGGAATCAAGCCCAGGTTGAGCTGCTGAACGTGGAGACGATCGCCCTGGTGGCTCGTGCCCAGGCAACCCAGGAAATTAAAGTTACGCGCCTCAAACCCGAACAGCCGATCGCCGATCCGCAGCGGTTCAGCCGCCGTCAAACGATCGTACTGGCACAGAGTGAACCGATCGCCCTGGCAGAAGAAGTATTGACGGTGACAGCCCAGCAGAGCGCCATTTTCGCCGACCCGCTCTCGGAGAAAACAATCTTTTTGCAGGAATTTGTCCAGGGACTCCAGCCCGAACAGCTGCTAATTGTCAGCGGTAAACGGATTCAGGTGCAGATCAGGCAGGCGGGCGGTATCTATCGCTCAGCTTCGCAGCCGATCGTCTGGAGTCGCTTCAATCCGGGTCTGGAGAACTTTCAGGTGCAGGCGCTCACGCGGCATCAGGGCGTTCTGTACGCAGGCACCCGCCAGGGCATTTTTCAGTTCACGGCGGGCGGGCTGAACTGGGAGCCGATCCAGCAGGAGTTGAGCAATCGCCGGGTGCAGGCTTTCAGTCCACCGGATAGCCCGGTACTGCTGGCAGGCACAGCGGATGGACTGTTTCGCCGCACAGAAACCGCCTGGGAATTGGTCAGCCAGAGCTTGCTGTATCAGAATATCCGCGCGATCGCCGTCCTGCTGCCTGAGGATTCTTTGACCACCACCCCATCGATAGCACCTAGCCCCACCGGAGCGATCGTTCGCACCAGTGCCACCCTATTTATCGGTACGCACAGCGGCGGTGTGTTTCGCTCCCAGAATAACGGCACGACCTGGACGACTACCGCTTTGTCCAATGTGGATGTGCTGGCGCTGGCAGTCGATCCGCAGACGCAAATTCTGCTGGCGGGAACGGATGGTGATGGCTTGTTTTTCTCAACCGATCGCGGCGATCGCTGGCGGCAAATTACCGACCGACGATCGGGACAGGGCACAATTGCGACGCAGGGCATCCAGGTTAGCCGCAGCGGACAGTTCGACGACCTTAAGCCGGGAGATATCATTCATGTCGGCGACCAGAGCCGCACGATTCTCAGCACCACACCCACGATCGTCATCGATGCTCCCTTCCGCCCGGACTTATCGCCCGGAACTCCATTTACCGTCAGTACGGGCTTGACCAGCAAACTGATCACAGCACTGGCGATCGTCAGCGTCCAGGATGCCAGAACGCAGGAATTTACGACCACGATTTTTGCGGGCACAGCGGGCAGCGGCGTTTTTCGCTCCAGCTTTAAGGGCAAGATGGAACCCAGTGTTAAGGGCAATATTGAACCAAAAGAATATCGCTCTACCGAGGCGGGCGATCGCTGGACGGCAATCAATGCCAATCTGGTCGATCTGGAAATTCGCTGTCTGGCGATCGATGCGGCGGGGCGGCTGTTGGCGGGGACAGGCAGCGGCGGCTTATTTCGATCGAGCAATCAGGGCGAGCTGTGGGCACCTGTGAATGCGGGGCTACGCAATCTTGACGTGCGGGCAATTCTCGTTAATTCAGACGATACCAATTCAGACAATACCAATTCAGACAATACCAATTCAGACAATACCAATTCAGACGATCTCCTGCTGGGCGGCATCGGCATTTTAATCGATCGCACCAGCCTGACAACCGTTGAACTGCAACCGGGCGATCGCCTGCAACTGATGACGCCGCCTGTGCCCATTCAATCTGCGGAGGACGACACGCTGTACCACCGCTGGCTGCTGCAAGACCGGGATGGTTTTAGCGGCACCCTGGAGACGATCGCCGTTCTGGGTTCAAAGCCCTCTCCCGAATTAAAGCTTCTGCCCGCCGACCCCAAAAGCGAACTGGTTAGTGAACTGGTGCAGGTGGATCTGCCGCCCGACGACCAGGAGCATCCGGTTCTGACGCTCAAAGCGGCACTGACCGACGCCTACGACCCGGAAACCGTGACGATCGCTGCGAATGTGGTGCGGGCAACCCAGGGCGAAACCGTCACAGAAATTTTGGGCAGCGGTGATGGGCTGGCGGCAAACCAGCGATTTGTGCTGAAAAAGCCGCCCCTGACCTATGTATCGGCGGCAACGGCGAGTGGGGCAGCCAGTACCCTGGCACTGCGGGTCAATGGCATTCTCTGGCAGGAAGTGCGATCGCTGTATGGGCTGAGCGGACAGGCGGAGTGCTACACAATCCGCATCGAAGACGACGGCGCGACTCACGTAAACTTTGGCGATGGCAGCAACGGTGCCCGCCTGCCGACCGGACAGGAAAACGTAACCGGGGTGTATCGCAGCGGCATCGGACGGGACGGCAATATGGGCGCAAATCGCCTCAGTCTCTTAAAAACTCAGCCTCTGGGGATTCGCGGTGTGAATAATCCTCTGCCTGCCAGCGGTGCCGCCGATCGCGAACGGTTGGAAACTGCCCGGATCAAAGCGCCGCGTACCGTTCGCACCCTCGATCGGATTGTGTCCCTGCGCGATTTTGAGGACTTTACCCGCACCTTTGCTGGAATAGGCAAAGCCCAGGCGGTTGCCCTCTGGACAGGCAATGCCCAGATCGTGCATCTGACGATCGCCGCTGTGGGGGGAGATGCTGTGTTGCCGGAATCCAGCCTGTACCAGAACCTGCTGGATGCAATCGATGCCGCTCGCGATCCGGTGCAGAGAGTTCAGGTCGATTCCTATCAGCCGCTGCGGTTCAATCTGGAAGCCAGACTGCTGATCGATCCGCGTTACGACGCCAAAACCGTGATTGCCCAGGTCGAAGCTGCCTTACAGCAGGCGTTTGCCTTTGAGCAGCGGGGCTTTGGGCAAAGTGTGACGTCGGCGGAAGCGATCGCTATTGTGCAGTCGATCGCCGGAATCATTGCGGTCGATCTGGATGCGCTGTACCGTCTGGGCGGCAGTCGATCGCTTCAGCCAGAGCTGGTGACGCAGCGGGCGGGCTGGAACGAGACCACAGGGCAGATCGATCCGGCGCAGCTATTGCTGATCAATTCAGGTGGAATTCGACTGACTTCAGTATCGACGTTGTAA
- a CDS encoding DUF6519 domain-containing protein encodes MKGDFTRLTFRPQKHYSSVRMQQGRLQLDADWNEQVDIQTHLTNSQSIDMIGFESGVPSAETVSGTLNRDGFSISITPDGQDLTIHPGHLYARGTLCELESGTFLTAKTVNAADPKTIEADTLTLDERSLQVGQWLEAFADDSGNPIAPPQRVQITEIQAAQRQLTLSSALKPPVRLRRLVTYFQQPDFVAAEKLDELDAGVYAVFLDVWERHITGVEDPAIREVALSIPDTTTRTQTVWQLKLKRFDQLPGVGNQTLPELDDPNWKALIEQHWTPYLQAQRERVIQARMNACAKSCPIVGNGTGNGTNNGTASVQNRRLDNQLYRVEIHTPGKLGVATFKWSRDNGSVVSAIDTGKGIQGGVIPIQKSGLEAWTSAQPGQWIEITSTNQDLQGKPGTLAPFQQATDTRILFNAAQIVGDFDLANATTVRRWDHATQTASIPTSSEWTPLENGIKVRFEPLFEDDTIYETGDYWLIPARAIDNDIQWTDNGAQPQPQPLAQSPQGIHHEYALLALVKVEQTPSEQTPSEQTPSEQPPSAEVLRDTAAAQTAKISFAALRDCRVVFPPLMRCVDKDQGIFTGTLEVQSDFYVTGKGRAGIGVKPPAARLHVQATSPTPGGKISITGTEVKQIDNLVKEQIRIGDILLVNNQTVTVTSTSPLTIAPPIDVSNQDFVYQSAIARFDDSTQTPQLMMTATGEVGIGTFTPTQKLEVNGTVKAISFLGSGAQLDGVVKTTGANTITGSLTVTQDMEVNGQLRLRDNSLSGSKLIDGSITEDKLGDDVVANLKLKDGSVTTSKLANNAVTSSKISDSAVTNSKINNGAVTSSKISDGAITSSKINSGAVGTVELADGAVTLNKLAPAVRPAWQDGDNNSLFYNKGNVGIGTNDPKSLLSIAGNLAIGNNTADQQAAPINGLLVRGHTGIGVFDSALTAKLEVQGAKKKTDADANTTAALNVTDQSRESLFFVRNNGNVGINTNQPRSTLHVVGAVTIGDRNTDAPNNVSLFVKGKLESKTISGEEFTQISSRTLKQNIAELSSQEVTQLLAALTPVKFNYTSDQPEILHAGFIAEDVPDLVASADHQAVRLGDIVAILTKAVKDQRQAINSLTRIAKNQQQTIAALTEQIQRLQG; translated from the coding sequence ATGAAAGGCGATTTTACCCGGTTAACCTTCCGCCCGCAGAAGCACTACAGCAGTGTGCGAATGCAGCAGGGACGATTGCAGCTCGATGCCGACTGGAACGAACAGGTGGATATCCAGACGCACCTGACCAACAGCCAGAGCATCGATATGATCGGCTTTGAAAGCGGTGTTCCCAGTGCGGAAACGGTATCGGGGACGCTGAATCGGGACGGCTTTAGCATCAGCATCACACCGGATGGGCAGGACTTAACCATTCATCCCGGACATCTTTATGCCAGGGGAACCCTCTGCGAACTGGAGTCGGGCACATTTTTGACTGCCAAAACGGTGAATGCCGCCGATCCAAAGACGATCGAAGCCGATACTCTGACGCTGGATGAGCGATCGCTGCAAGTTGGACAATGGCTGGAAGCTTTTGCAGACGATAGCGGCAACCCCATCGCACCCCCGCAGCGCGTGCAGATCACGGAGATTCAGGCTGCCCAGCGGCAGCTCACGCTAAGTTCAGCACTGAAGCCGCCCGTGCGATTGCGCCGTTTGGTCACTTATTTTCAGCAGCCCGATTTTGTTGCCGCCGAAAAGCTGGATGAACTGGATGCCGGGGTGTACGCAGTGTTTCTCGATGTGTGGGAGCGCCATATTACCGGCGTTGAAGATCCGGCAATTCGCGAAGTTGCCCTCAGCATTCCCGATACCACCACCCGTACGCAAACGGTCTGGCAGTTGAAACTGAAGCGGTTTGATCAGCTGCCCGGAGTTGGCAATCAGACATTGCCGGAACTGGATGATCCCAACTGGAAAGCTTTAATTGAACAGCACTGGACACCCTATCTGCAAGCCCAGCGAGAGCGCGTAATCCAGGCAAGAATGAACGCCTGCGCGAAAAGCTGCCCGATCGTCGGAAACGGTACAGGGAACGGGACGAATAATGGCACGGCTTCCGTGCAAAATCGCCGTCTGGATAACCAGCTTTATCGGGTTGAAATTCATACTCCTGGTAAGCTGGGCGTTGCCACCTTCAAATGGTCACGCGATAACGGCAGCGTAGTCAGTGCGATCGACACCGGGAAGGGTATCCAGGGCGGCGTGATTCCGATTCAGAAATCGGGGCTGGAAGCCTGGACTTCAGCGCAGCCGGGACAGTGGATCGAAATTACCAGCACCAATCAGGATCTTCAGGGCAAGCCCGGCACTCTCGCTCCGTTTCAGCAGGCAACTGATACCCGAATTTTATTCAACGCTGCTCAGATTGTCGGAGATTTTGACCTGGCAAATGCAACAACGGTGCGCCGCTGGGATCATGCCACCCAAACCGCCAGTATTCCCACCAGCTCGGAATGGACGCCTCTAGAAAACGGGATTAAGGTTCGCTTTGAGCCGCTCTTTGAGGACGACACGATTTATGAAACCGGGGACTACTGGCTGATTCCAGCGCGGGCGATCGACAACGATATTCAGTGGACTGATAACGGGGCACAGCCACAGCCCCAACCCCTGGCACAGTCGCCGCAGGGCATCCATCACGAATACGCGCTGCTGGCACTTGTTAAAGTCGAGCAGACTCCCTCTGAACAAACTCCTTCTGAACAAACACCGTCCGAACAACCTCCATCCGCCGAAGTTTTACGAGATACTGCCGCAGCCCAAACTGCAAAAATTAGCTTTGCCGCACTGCGAGACTGCCGGGTTGTCTTTCCACCGCTGATGCGCTGCGTTGATAAGGATCAGGGCATTTTCACAGGAACGCTGGAAGTGCAGTCCGATTTTTATGTGACGGGCAAAGGACGTGCCGGAATTGGAGTAAAACCGCCCGCTGCCCGCTTGCATGTCCAGGCAACCTCACCTACTCCCGGCGGCAAGATTTCAATTACTGGCACTGAAGTTAAGCAAATTGACAACCTGGTCAAGGAGCAGATCCGCATCGGTGATATCCTGCTGGTTAACAATCAGACTGTCACAGTCACCAGCACCAGTCCGCTGACGATCGCCCCGCCAATTGATGTGAGCAATCAAGACTTTGTCTATCAGTCTGCGATCGCTCGCTTTGACGACAGCACCCAAACGCCACAGCTGATGATGACTGCAACAGGAGAGGTCGGCATCGGCACGTTCACTCCGACCCAGAAGCTAGAGGTTAACGGTACGGTCAAGGCAATCAGCTTTTTGGGCAGCGGTGCCCAGCTCGATGGCGTTGTCAAAACCACGGGTGCAAATACAATTACGGGATCGTTAACCGTGACGCAGGATATGGAGGTGAATGGTCAACTGCGCCTCCGGGACAATAGCCTTTCAGGCAGTAAGTTAATCGACGGCAGCATTACTGAAGATAAGCTGGGTGATGATGTAGTTGCCAATCTAAAACTGAAAGACGGATCGGTAACAACAAGCAAATTGGCAAATAATGCGGTCACAAGCAGCAAGATTAGCGATAGTGCAGTCACGAACAGTAAGATTAACAACGGCGCAGTCACGAGCAGCAAGATTAGCGATGGCGCGATAACAAGCAGTAAGATTAACAGCGGCGCGGTAGGAACGGTTGAGCTGGCGGATGGAGCTGTTACTTTGAATAAACTGGCACCCGCCGTGCGACCCGCCTGGCAGGACGGAGACAATAACAGCCTGTTTTATAACAAAGGAAATGTTGGCATTGGCACCAATGATCCAAAAAGTCTGCTCAGCATTGCGGGCAATCTGGCGATCGGCAACAATACGGCGGATCAGCAGGCAGCGCCGATCAATGGCTTACTGGTACGTGGGCATACCGGAATCGGTGTCTTTGATAGTGCCCTGACTGCCAAACTCGAAGTTCAGGGTGCTAAGAAAAAGACAGACGCCGATGCAAACACTACTGCCGCGCTCAATGTCACCGATCAAAGCCGTGAAAGCTTGTTTTTTGTCAGAAATAACGGCAATGTTGGCATTAACACAAACCAACCTCGAAGCACACTGCATGTCGTGGGTGCGGTCACGATCGGAGACCGGAATACCGATGCTCCCAACAATGTGTCGCTGTTTGTCAAAGGCAAGCTGGAATCCAAGACGATCAGCGGCGAGGAATTTACCCAGATTTCGTCGCGTACCCTGAAGCAAAACATTGCGGAGCTATCCAGCCAGGAAGTAACGCAGCTTTTAGCCGCCCTGACGCCAGTTAAGTTCAACTACACCAGCGATCAGCCTGAAATTCTACATGCCGGATTTATTGCCGAAGATGTTCCCGATCTGGTTGCCTCTGCCGATCACCAAGCCGTTCGTCTGGGCGATATCGTGGCAATTCTCACCAAAGCGGTGAAAGATCAGCGGCAGGCAATCAACTCGCTGACGCGCATCGCCAAAAATCAGCAGCAGACGATCGCTGCACTCACAGAACAGATTCAACGGCTGCAAGGATGA
- the rppB gene encoding two-component system sensor histidine kinase RppB, with protein sequence MHQNKVFSLTRWRLAAWYAGVMGIILSLSGLAIYFLMDWVHWQGLHQELQSVAGTLHDSLEPQLKQPGQVEPIVERLLPGLCGVGEPCAQSSKSTETPIDYSGDTASHRHILGAVHQEGYYVRMVNRSGQVVAALEYRPLDLPVDIRPLWQTLQDAQGNRYHQISLDLKTESGSFWGYIQVGRSLRDFDAHLASTRLVLLTGLPLILLLTTAVSWWQAGRAMQPVYRSYRQIQQFTADAAHELRTPLAASRATLEVALQTPHISEEESRSTLQTLERQNLRLSQLVQDLLLLSRMDIQEGGHKYKACLLNDIVSDVVDEYSDLAFSASILLSAELRVNHPVCVVGDEEQLFRLIANLVTNAIQYTPSGGKVIVGLSQDEHSAVVQVQDTGMGIAAADQTRIFDRFYRVNDDRSRHTGGAGLGLAIVQAIALAHHGTVQVQSEVGKGSLFTLRLPLRGNQAALHQ encoded by the coding sequence ATGCACCAGAACAAAGTCTTTTCCCTGACTCGCTGGCGACTGGCTGCCTGGTACGCCGGAGTGATGGGCATTATCCTCAGCCTTTCGGGGTTGGCAATTTATTTTCTGATGGACTGGGTTCACTGGCAGGGGCTACATCAGGAACTTCAGTCAGTGGCAGGCACACTTCATGACAGTTTAGAGCCACAGCTAAAGCAGCCTGGGCAGGTAGAACCTATTGTAGAACGATTGCTTCCCGGTCTTTGTGGGGTGGGTGAACCCTGCGCTCAGTCCTCCAAATCCACCGAAACTCCGATCGATTATTCCGGGGATACTGCTTCGCATCGCCATATTCTCGGTGCCGTGCATCAGGAAGGTTACTACGTTCGCATGGTGAATCGGTCGGGTCAGGTTGTGGCAGCCCTGGAGTATCGCCCGCTCGATCTGCCCGTTGATATTCGTCCCCTCTGGCAAACGCTGCAAGATGCTCAGGGCAATCGCTATCATCAAATCTCGCTCGATCTTAAAACAGAGTCAGGGTCCTTCTGGGGCTATATCCAGGTCGGACGATCGCTGAGAGATTTTGATGCTCACCTTGCCTCGACCCGGCTGGTGCTGCTGACCGGATTGCCGCTAATTCTACTATTGACCACTGCCGTAAGCTGGTGGCAGGCAGGTCGAGCCATGCAGCCCGTTTACCGCTCCTACCGCCAGATTCAGCAATTCACGGCGGATGCCGCCCACGAACTCCGGACACCGCTTGCTGCCAGCCGAGCCACCCTGGAAGTTGCACTCCAGACCCCCCACATTTCCGAGGAGGAGTCACGCAGTACCCTTCAAACCCTGGAACGACAGAATTTGAGACTGTCCCAACTAGTGCAGGATCTATTGTTGCTCTCTCGTATGGATATTCAGGAGGGAGGGCACAAGTATAAAGCGTGCCTTCTCAACGACATTGTCAGCGATGTGGTAGATGAATATTCAGACTTAGCGTTTTCTGCCAGCATTCTGCTATCGGCTGAATTGAGGGTTAATCATCCTGTTTGTGTTGTGGGGGATGAGGAGCAGTTGTTTCGACTGATTGCAAATCTGGTCACAAATGCAATTCAGTACACCCCTTCTGGAGGAAAGGTAATCGTTGGGCTGAGCCAGGATGAACATTCTGCCGTTGTTCAGGTACAGGACACCGGAATGGGCATTGCAGCCGCTGATCAAACCCGCATTTTCGATCGCTTTTATCGGGTCAATGACGATCGATCTCGCCACACAGGAGGGGCAGGCTTGGGGTTAGCGATTGTACAGGCGATCGCTCTTGCACATCATGGAACCGTGCAAGTCCAGAGCGAGGTTGGAAAAGGGAGCTTGTTTACTTTGCGGCTTCCGCTGCGGGGCAATCAAGCAGCTTTACACCAGTAA